In a single window of the Desulfovibrio sp. ZJ209 genome:
- a CDS encoding acyl carrier protein — protein MEEQILKILKDIQPGFDFEEDVDFVENGYLDSFDVVTLVAELESTFSVVISALEIVPENFSSVKNISALVRRSPKSSKRAERE, from the coding sequence ATGGAAGAACAGATATTGAAAATACTGAAAGACATCCAGCCGGGTTTTGACTTTGAGGAAGATGTCGATTTTGTGGAAAACGGCTACCTTGACAGTTTTGACGTGGTCACGCTTGTGGCGGAACTGGAGAGCACTTTTTCCGTGGTCATTTCCGCCCTCGAGATCGTGCCGGAAAATTTCAGCTCGGTGAAAAATATCTCTGCCCTTGTCCGGCGCAGCCCCAAAAGCAGCAAGAGGGCGGAACGGGAATGA
- the wbaP gene encoding undecaprenyl-phosphate galactose phosphotransferase WbaP has product MRRISQLPVIMQRAGLPVRSVVLALSDLVAFLGTMLALLLGRAAFGGLDPALYHWVFPLLLVAPFLGSSLGLYRSISLPPHREMKAVFLFVTLVYALILLVLFLSKTGDLYSRLVIFGGWGVTLVTLPLLRAVCIRIFSRLPWWSSPLLILGSGAPAKRLWHYLRRHPQHGLRPVAMLDLHGDPGQVDALLAAAARSWPGGVALLMHGAGERPSADYVTAASRHFAKVLVVPDLSAGFRRYWLTPCELSGVTMLLLTQNLHDWRRLAVKRAIDILFCILLAPLVVPLGLVLALLIRLDSPGSPLYSQTRLGRDGRLMHVYKFRTMVADADAKLKEWLARDPELKAEWERDHKLKHDPRITRMGRFLRKTSLDELPQLLNVAMGDMSLVGPRPIVGAEVKKYGPVYDEYRRVRPGVTGLWQISGRNNTTYAERVAFDHYYINNWSVWMDLWILAKTVPVVLTGYGAY; this is encoded by the coding sequence ATGCGACGGATCTCCCAGCTTCCTGTCATCATGCAGCGTGCCGGCCTGCCGGTGCGCTCGGTGGTGCTCGCCCTGTCAGACCTGGTGGCCTTTCTGGGCACCATGCTCGCCCTGCTGCTGGGGCGCGCGGCCTTTGGAGGGCTGGACCCGGCCCTCTACCACTGGGTCTTCCCCTTGCTTTTGGTGGCGCCCTTCCTCGGGAGCTCCCTCGGCCTTTACCGGAGCATCAGCCTGCCCCCGCACCGGGAGATGAAGGCCGTCTTCCTCTTTGTCACCCTGGTCTACGCCCTCATCCTGCTGGTGCTCTTTCTTTCCAAGACAGGCGACCTGTACTCGCGGCTCGTCATTTTCGGCGGCTGGGGCGTCACCCTGGTGACGCTGCCCTTGCTGCGGGCGGTGTGCATCCGTATTTTTTCGCGCCTGCCGTGGTGGAGCAGTCCGCTCCTCATCCTTGGCAGCGGCGCCCCCGCCAAGCGCCTCTGGCACTATTTGCGGCGCCACCCGCAACATGGCCTGCGCCCGGTCGCCATGCTCGACCTGCACGGGGACCCGGGGCAGGTGGATGCGCTGCTTGCCGCCGCGGCCCGGAGCTGGCCGGGCGGCGTCGCCCTGCTCATGCACGGGGCCGGGGAACGGCCCTCGGCGGACTATGTCACGGCGGCGAGCCGCCATTTTGCCAAGGTCCTCGTGGTGCCGGATCTCTCGGCGGGCTTTCGCCGCTATTGGCTCACCCCCTGCGAGCTGAGCGGCGTGACCATGCTCCTCCTCACCCAGAACCTGCATGACTGGCGCCGTCTCGCCGTCAAGCGGGCCATCGACATCCTGTTCTGCATCCTGCTCGCGCCGCTGGTGGTGCCGCTGGGCCTGGTGCTCGCGCTCCTCATCCGGCTGGACAGCCCAGGCTCCCCGCTCTACAGCCAGACGCGCCTCGGCAGGGACGGGCGGCTCATGCATGTCTATAAATTCCGCACCATGGTGGCGGATGCGGACGCGAAGCTCAAGGAATGGCTCGCACGAGACCCGGAACTCAAGGCCGAATGGGAGCGCGACCACAAGCTGAAGCATGACCCGCGCATCACCCGCATGGGCCGCTTCCTGCGCAAGACCAGCCTCGACGAGCTGCCCCAGCTGCTCAATGTGGCCATGGGCGACATGAGCCTGGTGGGCCCGCGGCCCATCGTGGGCGCCGAGGTGAAAAAGTACGGCCCGGTCTATGACGAATACCGCAGGGTGCGCCCGGGTGTGACAGGCCTGTGGCAGATCTCGGGCCGCAACAACACGACGTATGCCGAGCGCGTGGCCTTTGACCACTACTACATCAATAACTGGTCGGTCTGGATGGATCTCTGGATACTGGCGAAAACTGTCCCGGTGGTCCTCACGGGCTACGGTGCCTATTGA
- a CDS encoding 3-oxoacyl-[acyl-carrier-protein] synthase III C-terminal domain-containing protein, giving the protein MKATIHGVRLRGICAIVPRQVYKFEDELKEFPFPEKSSQRLGRVMGFKEHRIADAATTPCDLASFTMNHLFERGWLHKDKVQGIIVVAQMGDHPLPGNSKVIHGQLGLPQDVYCADMYENCIGFISGLYAACCQVASGAMDEVVLIVTDGGSCRANKQDRNTYPLCGDAAGVAVICKSDDPEDTIHFVFRNDGSRRDALIVPAGGCRMPATAETAVPARDEMGNFRSLNDMHMDGTAVFQFVMESVPPLVEEVCAYAGVEKKALQYHLTHQPNRFMLQKLADLMNVPREILFNNIVENFGNSSCSTIPVNVAFNLGSRLLTEKFLVCFSAFGAGLSLAAAICRLGGMDFCELIEHPGNGCITPAATNI; this is encoded by the coding sequence ATGAAGGCAACCATCCATGGTGTCAGGCTCCGCGGCATCTGTGCCATTGTGCCCCGGCAGGTCTACAAGTTTGAGGACGAGCTCAAGGAGTTTCCCTTTCCGGAAAAAAGTTCCCAGCGCCTCGGCCGCGTGATGGGCTTCAAGGAGCACCGTATTGCCGACGCGGCAACGACGCCGTGCGACCTCGCGTCCTTCACCATGAACCATCTTTTCGAGAGGGGCTGGCTGCACAAGGACAAGGTGCAGGGCATCATCGTTGTCGCGCAAATGGGGGACCACCCCCTCCCGGGCAACAGCAAGGTCATCCATGGCCAGCTTGGCTTGCCACAGGATGTCTATTGCGCCGATATGTATGAAAACTGCATCGGCTTTATTTCAGGCCTGTACGCCGCGTGCTGCCAGGTGGCCTCGGGCGCCATGGACGAGGTTGTGCTCATCGTCACGGACGGCGGCTCATGCCGCGCCAACAAGCAGGACAGGAACACCTACCCTCTTTGCGGCGATGCCGCGGGCGTCGCGGTCATCTGCAAAAGCGACGACCCGGAGGACACCATCCATTTCGTGTTTCGCAATGACGGCAGCCGCCGCGATGCGCTCATTGTGCCCGCCGGGGGCTGCCGCATGCCGGCCACCGCAGAAACGGCCGTGCCGGCCCGTGACGAGATGGGGAATTTCCGCTCCCTCAACGACATGCACATGGACGGCACCGCCGTGTTCCAGTTCGTCATGGAAAGCGTGCCCCCGCTGGTGGAAGAGGTGTGCGCCTATGCGGGCGTGGAAAAGAAGGCGCTTCAATACCATCTCACCCACCAGCCCAACCGTTTCATGCTCCAGAAACTTGCGGATCTCATGAACGTGCCGCGCGAAATTCTTTTCAACAACATCGTGGAGAATTTTGGCAATTCCTCCTGCTCGACCATTCCTGTCAACGTGGCGTTCAACCTCGGCTCACGCCTGTTGACCGAAAAGTTCCTTGTCTGCTTTTCGGCATTCGGGGCCGGACTGTCCCTGGCTGCCGCCATCTGTCGCCTGGGCGGAATGGACTTCTGCGAATTGATCGAACATCCCGGCAACGGCTGCATCACTCCTGCCGCAACGAACATCTGA
- a CDS encoding glycosyltransferase family 9 protein — MAGERGNRFLRQLDWYAGIPLAAVTAAARAAGRPRSCAASDARRVGIICLGAIGDLLLLSGLLRGLRRQLPGAELELIVSTGNAETVPLIGDTDAVAVFNVRHVGAIVRHLRGRRYDLLFDSTQWARLGAIVSNLSGARLTVGFSTAGQWRGLGYDHVATHSGEQHEKENFLALGRALWPEFSAEPVLCLPDTVPALAAEMADGRRHAFLHMWPAGYKCYLKEWPAAHWARLARELTARGFSVWLTGSAADIGRNAAFLREELAGEEHVHSLAGRTTLPDLAWLLARADAAVSVNTGIMHLAALTGAPTVGLHGATNPRRWGPVGPRCVSLLPSRGQRAYLDLGFEYPPGAEPALVHLSVEEVLAALASLDAL; from the coding sequence ATGGCGGGCGAGCGCGGCAACAGGTTCCTGCGCCAGCTGGACTGGTATGCCGGCATCCCCCTGGCGGCGGTGACGGCGGCGGCGCGCGCGGCGGGGCGCCCCCGCTCCTGCGCGGCCTCCGATGCCAGGCGCGTGGGCATCATCTGCCTCGGCGCCATCGGCGACCTGCTCCTGCTTTCCGGGCTGCTTCGCGGCCTCAGGCGCCAACTGCCCGGCGCGGAGCTCGAGCTCATCGTTTCCACCGGCAACGCCGAAACCGTGCCGCTCATCGGCGATACCGACGCCGTGGCCGTGTTCAACGTGCGCCACGTGGGCGCCATTGTGCGCCACCTGCGCGGGCGCCGCTATGACCTCCTTTTCGACAGCACCCAGTGGGCGCGGCTTGGCGCCATTGTCTCCAACCTGTCGGGGGCCCGCCTCACCGTGGGTTTTTCCACGGCCGGGCAATGGCGGGGCCTGGGCTATGACCATGTGGCCACGCACAGCGGCGAGCAGCATGAAAAGGAGAATTTTCTCGCGCTCGGCAGGGCCCTCTGGCCGGAATTTTCCGCCGAGCCCGTCCTCTGCCTGCCCGACACTGTGCCGGCGCTGGCGGCGGAGATGGCCGACGGGCGGCGCCACGCCTTCCTGCACATGTGGCCGGCCGGCTACAAGTGCTATCTCAAGGAGTGGCCCGCGGCGCACTGGGCGCGCCTCGCGCGCGAGCTCACGGCGCGGGGCTTCAGCGTCTGGCTCACCGGGAGCGCGGCCGACATCGGGCGCAACGCCGCCTTTCTCCGCGAGGAACTGGCCGGGGAGGAGCATGTCCACTCCCTCGCCGGCCGCACCACCCTGCCGGACCTCGCGTGGCTCTTGGCGCGGGCCGACGCCGCGGTTTCGGTGAACACCGGCATCATGCACCTCGCCGCCCTCACGGGAGCGCCCACCGTGGGGCTGCACGGCGCCACCAATCCGCGCCGCTGGGGGCCCGTGGGGCCGCGCTGCGTGAGCCTTTTGCCGTCAAGGGGGCAGCGGGCCTATCTCGACCTGGGATTCGAGTATCCGCCGGGGGCGGAGCCGGCCCTTGTGCACCTCTCGGTGGAAGAGGTGCTCGCGGCGCTCGCTTCACTGGACGCGCTTTGA
- a CDS encoding SMI1/KNR4 family protein, translating into MAQETPKPGSAEEAGKEALAAYLPEFYAAVGEFPDLKAEPGLSDDDIAALEQRLDFRLPEGLKRLVRQCAAISMNGLSVRAAHFGPIVMPSSEALVIGELYLHNPGDRLLMLPNDETVYYLEQRNGAITKLADSVENFFNQTLPRHLYG; encoded by the coding sequence ATGGCACAGGAAACCCCGAAACCGGGCAGCGCTGAAGAGGCCGGCAAGGAGGCGCTCGCCGCCTATCTCCCGGAATTTTATGCCGCCGTCGGCGAATTCCCCGACCTCAAGGCCGAGCCGGGCCTTTCGGACGACGACATCGCCGCCCTGGAGCAAAGGCTGGACTTCCGCCTGCCCGAGGGCCTCAAGCGGCTCGTCCGGCAATGCGCTGCCATCTCCATGAACGGCCTCTCGGTGCGCGCGGCGCACTTCGGGCCCATCGTCATGCCGAGCTCCGAGGCGCTCGTCATTGGCGAGCTCTACCTCCACAATCCCGGCGACCGGCTGCTCATGCTCCCCAATGACGAGACCGTCTATTATCTTGAGCAGCGCAACGGCGCCATCACCAAGCTCGCGGACTCGGTGGAAAACTTTTTCAACCAGACGCTGCCGCGCCACCTGTACGGCTAG
- the dnaJ gene encoding molecular chaperone DnaJ: MTVRDYYEVLSVSRDAGTEEIRHAYRKLAMRYHPDRNPGDADAEVKFREAAEAYEVLRDPEKRARYDRFGHAGVQGSGAGGFGNAEDIFAHFSDIFGDLFGFAGGARGSRAQAGADLRYNLTISFAQAAHGDEISLSVPHHVECPDCKGSGAAPGTRPETCPQCHGTGQVRRNQGFFQLAMPCTACGGTGRIIKKPCPRCKGEGRVEDEHEIRVRIPAGVDNGTRLRVRGEGEAGVHGGPPGDLYVVLTVEQDARWERRGQDLIFTQELSFVQAALGCRVEVPGIDGPLGMDIPKGVQSGALLRLAGQGMPWPGRKQRGDLLVSVKVVTPTRLSARQEELLREFERAGEETPFAKVKNAARKIGKAMGLD, translated from the coding sequence ATGACAGTACGCGATTATTACGAAGTGCTCAGCGTCTCGCGTGACGCCGGCACCGAGGAGATCCGCCACGCCTACCGCAAGCTCGCCATGCGCTACCACCCGGACAGGAACCCGGGCGACGCCGACGCAGAGGTGAAGTTCCGCGAAGCGGCCGAGGCGTATGAGGTGCTCCGCGACCCGGAAAAACGCGCCCGCTATGACCGCTTCGGCCATGCCGGCGTCCAGGGCAGCGGCGCCGGCGGCTTCGGCAATGCCGAAGACATCTTCGCCCATTTCAGCGACATCTTTGGCGACCTGTTCGGTTTCGCGGGGGGCGCCCGCGGCTCCCGCGCACAGGCCGGCGCCGACCTGCGCTACAACCTGACCATCAGCTTCGCCCAGGCCGCACACGGCGACGAGATCAGCCTTTCCGTGCCGCACCATGTGGAATGCCCCGACTGCAAGGGCAGCGGCGCGGCCCCGGGCACCAGGCCGGAAACCTGCCCCCAGTGCCACGGCACGGGCCAGGTGCGCCGCAACCAGGGCTTTTTCCAGCTCGCCATGCCCTGCACCGCCTGCGGCGGCACCGGGCGCATCATCAAGAAGCCCTGCCCCCGCTGCAAGGGCGAAGGCCGCGTGGAGGACGAGCACGAGATCCGGGTGCGCATCCCCGCCGGCGTGGACAACGGCACGCGCCTTCGGGTGCGCGGCGAGGGCGAGGCCGGCGTGCATGGAGGCCCCCCCGGCGACCTCTATGTGGTGCTCACCGTCGAGCAGGACGCCCGCTGGGAACGCCGCGGGCAGGACCTCATCTTCACGCAGGAGCTCAGCTTCGTGCAGGCCGCCCTCGGCTGCCGGGTGGAGGTGCCGGGCATTGATGGCCCCCTGGGCATGGACATCCCCAAGGGCGTGCAGTCCGGCGCGCTTTTGCGCCTCGCGGGCCAGGGCATGCCATGGCCCGGCCGCAAGCAGCGCGGCGACCTGCTCGTGTCCGTCAAGGTGGTTACGCCCACGCGCCTGAGCGCCCGACAGGAGGAGCTTTTGCGCGAATTTGAACGTGCCGGCGAGGAAACGCCCTTCGCCAAGGTCAAGAACGCGGCCAGGAAGATCGGCAAGGCCATGGGCCTCGACTGA
- a CDS encoding glycosyltransferase, whose protein sequence is MRISCAGARNKSSRWEHFFQTCLAKSLHLSAPRRQCGHGALHTQALVYSEMSTLYLVQDLSSSALWLHATFHANKERLAAQGLELGPFNPWTCRLVPTHDFIWRPHEKAASLSPTMRKRLAQIDGQLAGGKDVLLFGASPFLERHDGFHRILHEYTDIGTYAIKTLLILGRPLLSLEQRYRESLVLEPGRGERFMAAYGSLHGVLLHARAAYGADNVQLLANLQEDPQTIAVPELAGQVYAFLRREPGDTRDWPMLHPLCFSSQAARVLCGAAEVRRNSWPPLDEGTFGKTLLQQDTIWGTDVASPLALRKKFQQESSGDRALLEKELGLAAGALDAPQWLREGLQAEPDTPLAPERLESFIAQLPAAVASALRTRYTNDAPILTQVQRQLLAGLGEGEAGGIGHIGEPQQPVELTVLTMTYNHEEYIEDCLKSVLAQQTEFPVRHIVLDHCSSDATPSILSEYAKKHPSIQPVLLSRREPQENVRGLFMRCRTKYAALCDGDDFFSDMRKLQKQVEYLETHENCALCFHPVYVLFEDGHQPFIFPPLSQLPRRSNAEFYLADLTKGNFIQTNSVMYRWRFTEGLPSWFRYDICPADWYWHMLHAEKGRIGFLPEVMGVYRRHGNAMYAKSFVDPLAHWRIHGMGELHALKAYNDHFNNRYFRNFSSLAEHIFVAYLKIAAEEGDSSFLDQASEAYPQFALEFFRNTNKLRNLAPAGTQT, encoded by the coding sequence ATGCGGATCTCTTGTGCCGGTGCCAGAAACAAATCATCCCGCTGGGAGCACTTCTTCCAAACCTGCCTTGCCAAATCCCTTCACCTTTCTGCGCCCCGGCGGCAGTGCGGACATGGGGCGCTCCACACCCAGGCATTGGTGTACAGTGAAATGAGCACGCTCTACCTCGTCCAGGACCTCAGCTCCTCCGCCCTGTGGCTCCACGCCACGTTTCACGCCAACAAAGAACGCCTGGCAGCCCAGGGGCTTGAACTCGGCCCTTTTAATCCCTGGACATGTCGGCTTGTGCCGACCCATGATTTTATCTGGCGCCCCCATGAAAAGGCTGCCTCGCTCTCGCCAACGATGAGGAAGCGGCTGGCGCAGATAGACGGCCAGCTAGCCGGCGGCAAGGATGTCCTCCTTTTTGGCGCGAGCCCCTTCCTTGAGCGCCATGATGGCTTCCATCGCATCCTGCACGAATATACCGATATCGGTACGTACGCCATCAAGACACTGCTCATCCTCGGGCGCCCCCTGCTCTCCCTGGAACAGCGCTACCGGGAATCACTCGTTCTCGAGCCCGGGCGCGGCGAGAGATTCATGGCGGCCTATGGCAGCCTGCATGGCGTCCTGCTTCATGCGCGCGCGGCATATGGCGCAGACAATGTCCAGCTCCTTGCAAACCTGCAGGAGGACCCGCAAACCATTGCTGTGCCGGAACTTGCCGGGCAGGTCTATGCCTTCCTCCGGCGTGAGCCCGGCGACACACGGGATTGGCCCATGCTCCATCCGCTCTGCTTCAGCTCACAGGCGGCCCGGGTGCTGTGCGGGGCGGCGGAAGTGCGCAGAAATTCCTGGCCTCCCCTGGACGAGGGGACCTTCGGCAAAACATTGCTCCAGCAGGACACGATATGGGGCACAGATGTTGCAAGTCCCTTGGCGTTGCGCAAAAAATTCCAGCAGGAAAGTTCCGGGGACCGCGCTCTGCTGGAAAAGGAACTGGGGCTGGCAGCTGGGGCACTGGATGCCCCCCAATGGCTCCGGGAAGGCCTGCAGGCAGAGCCCGATACGCCCCTTGCCCCGGAACGGCTGGAGAGCTTCATCGCCCAGCTGCCCGCTGCTGTGGCCAGCGCCTTGCGCACCCGGTATACGAATGATGCGCCCATCCTCACCCAAGTCCAGCGGCAATTGCTTGCAGGGCTGGGTGAAGGGGAAGCGGGCGGCATAGGGCATATAGGAGAACCCCAGCAGCCCGTTGAGCTGACAGTGCTCACCATGACCTATAATCATGAGGAGTACATTGAAGATTGCCTGAAAAGTGTATTGGCCCAGCAGACGGAGTTTCCCGTCCGCCATATCGTGCTTGACCATTGTTCAAGCGACGCGACGCCGTCAATTCTAAGTGAATATGCGAAGAAGCATCCTTCCATACAGCCGGTGCTGTTGTCCCGGCGCGAGCCCCAGGAGAATGTGCGCGGCCTGTTCATGCGGTGCAGAACGAAGTATGCCGCGCTCTGCGACGGGGATGACTTCTTTTCCGATATGCGCAAGCTCCAGAAGCAGGTCGAGTATCTGGAGACCCACGAAAATTGCGCGCTCTGCTTTCACCCGGTGTATGTCCTCTTTGAAGACGGGCATCAGCCTTTCATCTTTCCCCCGCTTTCCCAGCTTCCGCGCCGCAGCAATGCAGAATTTTATCTTGCGGACCTCACCAAGGGGAACTTTATCCAGACGAATTCCGTCATGTACCGATGGCGATTTACCGAGGGGCTGCCATCCTGGTTCAGGTATGATATCTGCCCGGCGGACTGGTATTGGCATATGCTCCATGCCGAAAAAGGGCGTATCGGCTTCCTGCCGGAAGTGATGGGCGTGTACCGCAGGCATGGGAACGCCATGTATGCAAAATCCTTCGTGGATCCGCTCGCGCACTGGCGCATCCACGGCATGGGGGAGCTCCATGCATTGAAGGCCTATAACGACCATTTCAATAACAGATATTTTCGCAATTTTTCCTCGCTTGCGGAACATATCTTTGTCGCCTACCTCAAAATCGCTGCCGAGGAAGGGGATTCTTCATTTCTGGACCAGGCAAGCGAAGCATATCCGCAATTCGCGCTGGAATTTTTTCGGAACACCAATAAACTTAGGAATCTCGCCCCGGCGGGGACGCAAACATAA
- a CDS encoding tRNA 2-thiocytidine biosynthesis TtcA family protein — MAREKRTYAQEVCVKATGLAMQKAGMLRPGCRIGVAVSGGVDSFVLLKTLKIRQGIVPFRFEIMALHCNPGFEPAAHAALLPWLAAEGIPGHLELTDHGPEAHSERNRKRSACFRCAWLRRKRLFDLCRDYRLTHLALGHTADDLVTTFFLNLCRNGRVDGLAMRESFFGGGLTLVRPLLLVEKKYVSAAARQWGLPVWRNACPSAGHTARSAMEASLRALAADIPDARRSILRGLTRWQLTRDAAGEEAGTSRTGGAAASG; from the coding sequence ATGGCACGCGAAAAACGAACCTATGCCCAGGAGGTCTGCGTCAAGGCAACAGGCCTTGCCATGCAGAAGGCCGGCATGCTGCGCCCCGGCTGCCGCATCGGCGTGGCCGTTTCCGGCGGGGTGGACAGCTTCGTGCTCTTGAAGACCCTGAAAATCCGCCAGGGCATCGTGCCCTTCCGTTTCGAGATCATGGCGCTCCACTGCAACCCGGGCTTCGAGCCCGCGGCCCATGCGGCGCTTTTGCCGTGGCTCGCCGCCGAGGGCATCCCCGGGCACCTCGAACTGACGGACCACGGCCCCGAGGCGCATTCCGAACGCAACCGCAAGCGTTCGGCCTGCTTCCGTTGCGCGTGGCTCAGGCGCAAGCGGCTCTTCGACCTCTGCCGCGACTATCGGCTGACCCATCTCGCCCTCGGCCACACGGCAGACGACCTCGTGACCACCTTCTTTCTCAACCTCTGCCGCAACGGCCGCGTGGACGGCCTCGCCATGCGCGAGAGCTTTTTCGGGGGCGGGCTCACGCTCGTGCGGCCGCTCCTGCTCGTGGAAAAGAAATACGTCAGCGCCGCGGCAAGGCAGTGGGGGCTGCCTGTCTGGCGCAATGCCTGCCCCTCGGCCGGGCATACGGCCCGAAGCGCCATGGAGGCCTCCCTGCGCGCGCTCGCCGCAGACATCCCGGACGCGCGCCGATCCATCCTGCGCGGGCTCACCCGCTGGCAGCTCACGCGCGACGCCGCAGGGGAGGAGGCCGGAACTAGCCGTACAGGTGGCGCGGCAGCGTCTGGTTGA
- the rpoZ gene encoding DNA-directed RNA polymerase subunit omega: MARITVEDCQERVDNRFLLVQMAIKRVRQYREGYEPLLDSRNKEVVTALREIAAGKILPDDKSLYTPLPAEGEAPAATHGDEATSGN; this comes from the coding sequence ATGGCCCGCATCACCGTGGAAGATTGTCAGGAGCGCGTGGACAACCGTTTCCTGCTCGTGCAGATGGCCATCAAGCGCGTGCGCCAGTACCGCGAAGGCTACGAGCCCCTGCTGGACTCGCGCAACAAGGAAGTCGTCACCGCGCTGCGCGAGATAGCGGCCGGCAAGATCCTTCCCGACGACAAGTCGCTCTATACGCCGCTTCCGGCCGAGGGGGAAGCGCCCGCCGCCACTCACGGCGACGAGGCAACTTCCGGGAACTGA